In Symphalangus syndactylus isolate Jambi chromosome 6, NHGRI_mSymSyn1-v2.1_pri, whole genome shotgun sequence, a genomic segment contains:
- the LOC129484546 gene encoding olfactory receptor 52K1-like: MAGKGIPGLEHLHAWISIPFCFAYTLALLGNCTLLFVIQADAALHEPMYLFLAMLATIDLVLSSTTLPKMLAIFWFRDREINFFACLVQMFFLHSFSIMESAVLLAMAFDRYVAICKPLHYTMVLTGSLITKIGMAAVIWAVTLMTPLPFLLRRFHYCRGPVIAHCYCEHMAVVRLACGDTSFNNIYGIAVAMFIVVLDLLFVILSYVFILQAVLQLASQEARYKAFGTCVSHIGAILSTYTPVVISSVMHRVARRAAPHVHILLAIFYLLFPPMVNPIIYGVKTKQIRDYVLSLFQRKNM; the protein is encoded by the exons ATGGCAGGGAAAG GAATTCCTGGTTTGGAACACCTGCATGCCTGGATCTCCATCCCCTTCTGCTTTGCTTATACTCTGGCCCTGCTAGGCAACTGTACCCTTCTctttgttatccaggctgatGCAGCCCTCCATGAGCCCATGTACCTCTTTCTGGCCATGTTGGCAACCATTGACTTGGTTCTTTCTTCTACAACGCTGCCCAAAATGCTTGCCATATTCTGGTTCAGGGATCGGGAGATCAACTTCTTTGCCTGTCTGGTCCAGATGTTCTTCCTTCACTCCTTTTCCATCATGGAATCAGCAGTGCTGCTGGCCATGGCCTTTGACCGCtatgtggccatctgcaagccactGCACTACACCATGGTCCTGACTGGGTCCCTCATTACCAAGATTGGCATGGCTGCTGTGATCTGGGCTGTGACACTAATGACTCCACTCCCCTTCCTGCTGAGACGCTTCCACTACTGCCGAGGCCCAGTGATTGCCCATTGCTACTGTGAACACATGGCTGTGGTGAGGCTGGCGTGTGGGGACACTAGCTTCAACAATATCTATGGCATTGCTGTGGCCATGTTTATTGTGGTGTTGGATCTGCTCTTTGTTATCCTGTCTTATGTCTTCATCCTTCAGGCAGTTCTCCAGCTTGCCTCTCAGGAGGCCCGCTACAAGGCATTTGGGACATGTGTGTCTCACATAGGTGCCATCCTGTCCACCTATACTCCAGTAGTCATCTCTTCAGTCATGCACCGTGTAGCCCGCCGTGCTGCCCCTCATGTCCACATACTCCTTGCTATTTTCTATCTCCTTTTCCCACCCATGGTCAATCCTATCATATATGGAGTCAAGACCAAGCAGATTCGTGATTATGTGCTCAGTCTATTCCAGAGAAAGAACATGTAG